From Candidatus Methylomirabilota bacterium:
AGTTTTGCGTTTCGGGAGGACCCCGTGAGCGAAGCGGTCAGGGAAACCAAGGCTCAGCGCGTCGAGCGGCTCAAGCGGGAGCTGAACCCGTGGGAGGCCTACGCCGACATCGTGCGGTTCGCGCGCGAGGGCTGGGACGCGATCCCCCCGGAGTGGCTCGGCACGTACTTCCGCTGGTGGGGGATCTACACGCAGGGCGACGGCGTCGGCGCCGTCGGCGGCAAGGGCGGCGAGGGCAAGGCGACGCGCAACTTCATGGTGCGCATCCGCATCCCGAACGGCGCGCTCCAGTCCCACCAGCTGCGGACGATCGCGACGCTCGCCGAGCGCCACGCGCGCGGCATCGCCGACATCACGGTGCGCCAGAACATCCAGCTCCACTGGGTCGCGCTCGAGAGCCTCCCCGAGGTCTTCCAGGCGCTCTGGCTCCACGGCGTCACGACGCTCGGCGCCTGCGGCGACGTCACGCGCAACGTCACGGGCTGCCCGCTCGCCGGCCTCGACGCCGACGAGCTCGCGGACGCCTCCCCGCTCGTCCACGCGGCGACGCGGCTCTTGAACGGCAACGCCGCCTTCTACAACCTGCCGCGCAAGTACAAGGTGACGATCACCGGTTGCCGCGCGTGGTGCTCCTACCCGGAGATCAACGACGTCGGCCTCACGGCGGTGCGCCACCCGGTGACGGGCGAGACCGGCTTCGCCGTGCGCGTGGGGGGCGGGCTCTCGACCGACCCGCACCTGGCGCTGCGTCTCGACGCGTTCGTCGGCTGGCACCAGGCGCTCGCCGTGGTGCGCGCGATCTCGGAGATCTTCCGCGACTCGGACGTCCTCCGCCAGAACCGCGAGAAGGCGCGGCTCAAGTTCCTCTTCCTCCAGCACGGCTGGACGGCCCAGCGCTTCCAGGCCGCGATCGAGGAGCGGCTCGGGTACGCGCTCGAGCGCGGCGTGCCGGATGACCCCCCGGACGACGTCTACCGCGATCACGTCGGGATCCACCCGCAGAAGCAGCCGGGCTACTGCTACGCCGGCGTCGCCGTGCTCCGCGGGCGGCTCACGCCGGCGGAGATGCGCGCGGCCGCCGACCTCGCCGACCGCTACGGCACGGGCGAGGTGCGGACGACCAGCATGCAGAACCTCCTCGTCCCGGGCGTCCGCCGCGAGCGCGCCGGCGCGCTGGCGCGCGAGCTCGAGGCCGCGGGCCTCCCGCTCCACGCCTCGCCGTTCAGGCGCGGCACGGTCGCCTGCACGGGCTCGGAGTTCTGCAAGCTCGCGCTCACGGAGACGAAGGGCTTCGCGCGGCGTCTCGTCGAGGGGCTCGAGGCGCGCCTGCCCGGGTTCGAGCAGCACCTCAAGATCCACGTCACCGGCTGCCCGAACAGCTGCGGCCAGCACTGGATCGCCGACCTCGGGATCGAGGGCAAGAAGGTCAAGGTGGACGGCGCGCTGGCGGACGCCTACTACTTCTGCGTCGGCGGCGCGGTGGGCCTCCACCAGGCCGTCGCCCGTCCGATCGGGCTCCGCCTGCCCGCGGCGGACGTGGCGCCCGCGATCGAGCGCCTCCTGCGCGCCTTCCTGACGGACGGGCTGCCGGGCGAAAACTTCAGGCGCTTCGCCGCGCGGCACACCGACGACGAGCTGCGCGCGCTGCTCGCGGGCGAGCTCGTCCCCGTCGTCGCGCGCGACGAGTCGCCCGGGCGCCCGCCGCACGGGGTGGACGGCTGACGTGGCCTACTTCCCCGCGTTCCTCGAGCTGGCGGGCCGGCGCTGCCTCGTCGTGGGCGGGGGCGTCGTCGCCGAGCGGCGCGTCGAGAGCCTGGTCGCCGCCGGCGCGG
This genomic window contains:
- a CDS encoding nitrite reductase, encoding MSEAVRETKAQRVERLKRELNPWEAYADIVRFAREGWDAIPPEWLGTYFRWWGIYTQGDGVGAVGGKGGEGKATRNFMVRIRIPNGALQSHQLRTIATLAERHARGIADITVRQNIQLHWVALESLPEVFQALWLHGVTTLGACGDVTRNVTGCPLAGLDADELADASPLVHAATRLLNGNAAFYNLPRKYKVTITGCRAWCSYPEINDVGLTAVRHPVTGETGFAVRVGGGLSTDPHLALRLDAFVGWHQALAVVRAISEIFRDSDVLRQNREKARLKFLFLQHGWTAQRFQAAIEERLGYALERGVPDDPPDDVYRDHVGIHPQKQPGYCYAGVAVLRGRLTPAEMRAAADLADRYGTGEVRTTSMQNLLVPGVRRERAGALARELEAAGLPLHASPFRRGTVACTGSEFCKLALTETKGFARRLVEGLEARLPGFEQHLKIHVTGCPNSCGQHWIADLGIEGKKVKVDGALADAYYFCVGGAVGLHQAVARPIGLRLPAADVAPAIERLLRAFLTDGLPGENFRRFAARHTDDELRALLAGELVPVVARDESPGRPPHGVDG